Proteins encoded within one genomic window of Halomonas sp. YLGW01:
- the mobA gene encoding molybdenum cofactor guanylyltransferase MobA: MTMTHDEVTGLILAGGQGRRMGGRDKGLEPFGAARLVEHARRCLEGRVAEVLINANRHLEEYRALGDRVICDREGGYQGPLMGIWSGLEASTTPWVLVVPCDSPALPDDLVERLMAGIGGADIAVAHDGEREHPVVALIRRELAPDLAVALQEGERKIDRWYARHACRRVDFSDCPAAFANLNTDDDKARLAQQWPAGNA; this comes from the coding sequence GTGACGATGACGCATGACGAGGTAACGGGCCTGATCCTGGCCGGTGGGCAGGGCCGGCGCATGGGCGGGCGTGACAAGGGGCTCGAGCCCTTCGGCGCGGCCCGCCTGGTCGAGCATGCCAGGCGCTGTCTCGAGGGCCGGGTGGCCGAGGTGTTGATCAATGCCAATCGCCACCTGGAGGAGTATCGGGCGCTGGGCGATCGGGTGATATGTGATCGAGAAGGCGGTTATCAGGGGCCCCTGATGGGGATCTGGAGCGGCCTGGAGGCTTCAACGACGCCCTGGGTGCTGGTGGTGCCCTGCGACAGCCCGGCGCTGCCCGATGATCTGGTCGAGCGGTTGATGGCCGGCATCGGCGGGGCCGATATTGCCGTCGCCCATGACGGCGAGCGAGAGCATCCCGTGGTGGCCCTGATCCGCCGAGAACTCGCGCCGGATCTGGCCGTCGCCCTCCAGGAAGGCGAGCGCAAGATCGACCGCTGGTATGCGCGCCATGCCTGTAGGCGGGTCGACTTCAGCGACTGCCCCGCGGCCTTCGCCAACCTCAATACCGACGACGACAAGGCCCGGCTGGCGCAGCAATGGCCGGCCGGCAACGCCTGA
- the mobB gene encoding molybdopterin-guanine dinucleotide biosynthesis protein B, whose translation MSDQHRLSLTDESLPLLCLAAWSGTGKTTLLEALLPRLAERGIRAAVIKHAHHRFDVDQPGKDSYRLREAGAAPMLIASRSRTVLMMNTPEQDEPDLAALIEQVRPLEPDLVLVEGFKAWPLPKLELHRPDLGKPLRAFEDPWIIAVASSAALELPQGVEALSLDDLEALTDWVATWPERWLQQRERGARPMPAGPEVST comes from the coding sequence GTGTCGGACCAGCACCGACTGTCGCTTACCGATGAGTCCCTGCCGCTGCTCTGCCTCGCGGCCTGGAGCGGCACGGGCAAGACCACCCTGCTGGAGGCCTTGCTGCCCCGGCTGGCCGAGCGGGGCATCCGGGCGGCGGTCATCAAGCATGCGCACCATCGGTTCGATGTCGATCAGCCGGGCAAGGATAGCTATCGCCTGCGAGAAGCCGGCGCCGCCCCCATGCTGATCGCCTCCCGCTCGCGCACCGTGCTGATGATGAATACCCCGGAGCAGGACGAGCCGGACCTGGCTGCCCTGATCGAGCAGGTGAGGCCCCTCGAGCCGGACCTGGTGCTGGTCGAGGGCTTCAAGGCCTGGCCGCTGCCCAAGCTCGAACTGCATCGGCCTGACCTCGGCAAGCCCCTGCGCGCCTTCGAGGACCCCTGGATCATCGCCGTGGCCAGCAGTGCAGCACTGGAACTGCCGCAAGGGGTCGAGGCGCTGTCGCTGGATGATCTGGAGGCGCTCACCGACTGGGTGGCGACCTGGCCCGAGCGCTGGCTCCAGCAGCGGGAGAGAGGGGCGCGGCCGATGCCGGCGGGGCCGGAGGTGTCGACGTGA
- the glp gene encoding gephyrin-like molybdotransferase Glp encodes MSLSCFDLGERMLSVDEALAAILGFAPTQAPAPAMPERLPLAAALGRVLAEDIASPIDVPQNTNAAMDGIALAWPASGKDALPEAWPLVGDALAGHGYRGEVPARTAVRITTGAPLPLGTDTVIMSEQLEEGAPDAPGAQDARERVRVTRPETVKLGQHVRKAGEDVPRGAVALTSGTRLAAEHLGLLASLGVDRVSVSRRLRVAIFSTGDEVTAPGRPLPADGIFDANRFSLHGLLGALGVEVTDLGILADSSEAMVAALREAAVSADMVITSGGVSVGQADWIKPALAETGELGFWRIAMRPGRPLAFGRLGHERVPFFGLPGNPVAVMVTFLQFVQPLIRRLQGEEGWQPTRITARAEEPLKSRAGRVDFLRGVYHADEEGQLWVRSTGRQGSGILSSMVAANCLIEIAAPSAGIATGETVTLQPLMHRCG; translated from the coding sequence GTGAGCCTGTCCTGCTTTGATCTCGGGGAGCGCATGCTGTCGGTGGACGAGGCCCTGGCGGCGATTCTCGGCTTTGCTCCGACCCAAGCCCCGGCGCCGGCCATGCCCGAGCGGCTGCCTCTGGCGGCCGCCCTCGGGCGGGTGCTGGCCGAGGACATCGCCTCGCCGATCGATGTGCCCCAGAACACCAATGCCGCCATGGACGGCATCGCCCTGGCCTGGCCCGCGAGTGGAAAAGACGCCTTACCCGAGGCCTGGCCACTGGTCGGCGACGCCCTGGCCGGCCACGGCTATCGCGGCGAGGTGCCCGCGCGCACGGCGGTGCGCATCACCACCGGCGCGCCGCTGCCGCTAGGCACCGACACCGTGATCATGAGCGAGCAGCTCGAGGAAGGGGCGCCCGATGCCCCGGGCGCGCAAGACGCGCGAGAAAGGGTAAGGGTGACGCGCCCCGAGACGGTGAAGTTAGGCCAGCATGTGCGAAAGGCCGGGGAGGACGTGCCCCGTGGTGCGGTGGCCCTGACGTCCGGCACCCGGCTGGCCGCCGAGCACCTCGGCCTGCTGGCCTCGCTCGGTGTCGATCGCGTGTCGGTGTCGCGCCGGCTGCGGGTGGCGATCTTCTCCACCGGCGACGAGGTCACGGCGCCGGGCCGGCCGCTGCCCGCGGACGGCATCTTCGATGCCAATCGCTTCTCGCTGCATGGGTTGCTCGGGGCGCTCGGGGTCGAGGTCACCGATCTGGGGATTCTCGCCGATTCGTCTGAGGCCATGGTCGCGGCGCTGCGCGAGGCGGCCGTGAGTGCAGACATGGTCATCACCAGTGGCGGCGTCTCGGTGGGGCAGGCCGACTGGATCAAGCCGGCCCTTGCCGAGACCGGTGAGCTGGGCTTCTGGCGCATCGCCATGCGCCCCGGCCGCCCCCTGGCCTTCGGGCGTCTGGGCCACGAGCGGGTGCCCTTCTTCGGCCTGCCCGGCAATCCGGTGGCGGTCATGGTGACGTTTCTGCAGTTCGTCCAGCCGCTGATTCGCCGCCTGCAGGGCGAGGAGGGCTGGCAGCCGACGCGAATCACCGCGCGCGCCGAGGAGCCGCTCAAGAGTCGCGCCGGGCGCGTGGACTTTCTGCGTGGTGTCTATCACGCTGATGAAGAGGGCCAGCTGTGGGTGCGCAGCACCGGGCGCCAGGGGTCGGGCATCCTGTCGTCGATGGTGGCCGCCAACTGCCTGATCGAGATCGCCGCGCCCAGCGCCGGTATCGCGACCGGCGAGACGGTGACGCTGCAGCCCCTCATGCATCGATGCGGATAG
- the moaC gene encoding cyclic pyranopterin monophosphate synthase MoaC, protein MSLTHLNARGEAHMVDVADKDESRREAVASGRIRMHPETLALLADGDLPKGDVLATARIAGIQAAKRTHELIPLCHALPLSKVAIDFRLDESSSSVEVSATCRLNGRTGVEMEALTAVSVACLTLYDMCKAVDKDMEIGEIRLESKTGGKSGDYRRQAMSSPIVTGASRHADPGLALDSSAPCIHIKCLAELRERLGVSDVDLPFDALKSADIAGLKAALVAQDARFAGLNEGRVLCAVNQVMGGEQTPLTDGDEVAFFPPVTGG, encoded by the coding sequence ATGAGCCTGACCCATCTTAATGCCCGCGGCGAGGCCCACATGGTGGATGTGGCCGACAAGGACGAGAGCCGGCGGGAGGCCGTTGCCAGTGGCCGGATTCGCATGCATCCCGAGACCCTCGCGCTGCTGGCCGATGGCGACCTGCCCAAGGGCGATGTGCTCGCCACGGCCCGCATCGCCGGCATTCAGGCCGCCAAGCGTACCCATGAGCTGATTCCGCTCTGCCATGCCTTGCCGCTGTCCAAAGTGGCCATCGACTTTCGCCTGGACGAGTCCAGCTCTAGCGTTGAGGTCAGCGCCACCTGTCGCCTCAATGGCCGCACCGGCGTGGAGATGGAAGCGTTGACGGCCGTCTCGGTGGCCTGCCTGACCCTCTACGACATGTGCAAGGCCGTCGACAAGGACATGGAAATCGGCGAGATCCGCCTGGAAAGCAAGACCGGCGGCAAGTCCGGTGACTACCGGCGCCAGGCGATGTCCTCGCCCATCGTGACCGGCGCCTCACGCCACGCCGATCCGGGCCTGGCGCTGGATTCCTCGGCGCCCTGCATCCATATCAAGTGCCTCGCCGAGCTGCGCGAACGCCTCGGCGTCAGTGATGTCGATCTGCCCTTCGATGCCCTTAAGAGCGCCGACATCGCCGGGCTCAAGGCGGCGTTGGTGGCGCAGGACGCGCGCTTCGCCGGTCTCAATGAAGGGCGGGTGCTCTGTGCGGTCAATCAGGTGATGGGCGGCGAACAGACCCCGCTGACCGACGGCGACGAGGTGGCCTTCTTTCCGCCGGTCACAGGAGGGTGA
- the moaE gene encoding molybdopterin synthase catalytic subunit MoaE: MIRVQQDAFDAGAEQRELLKGRSDIGAVVSFTGLVRDFNERPDVSALSLEHYPGMTEKALEAIVEDAHGRWPLQGVRLIHRVGQLAPGDPIVLVVVASAHRRAAFEACDFIMDYLKTRAPFWKKEHTSSGNYWVAERESDHQDAARWEEACKN, encoded by the coding sequence ATGATTCGTGTGCAGCAGGACGCCTTCGATGCCGGTGCCGAGCAGCGGGAGTTGCTCAAGGGGCGCAGCGATATCGGTGCCGTGGTCAGCTTCACCGGTCTGGTGCGCGATTTCAATGAACGGCCCGATGTCAGCGCCCTGTCCCTCGAGCATTATCCCGGCATGACCGAGAAGGCCCTGGAAGCGATCGTCGAGGATGCCCATGGCCGCTGGCCCCTGCAGGGGGTGCGCCTGATTCACCGGGTAGGACAGCTGGCGCCGGGCGATCCCATCGTGCTGGTGGTGGTCGCCAGTGCCCATCGTCGGGCGGCCTTCGAGGCCTGCGATTTCATCATGGATTATCTCAAGACCCGCGCCCCCTTCTGGAAGAAGGAACATACGTCCAGCGGCAACTATTGGGTCGCCGAGCGCGAGAGCGACCATCAGGATGCCGCGCGCTGGGAGGAAGCATGCAAGAATTGA
- the moaA gene encoding GTP 3',8-cyclase MoaA: MQELIDDFGRRVSYVRISVTDRCDFRCVYCMSEEMTFLPRAQVLTLEELEMVARAFVELGVEKIRLTGGEPLVRRGIEQLVGNIGALPGLKDFAMTTNGASLVKHAQVLREGGLERLNISLDSLNPERFRQLTRTGDLDKVVAGLRAARAAGFSRIKLNAVILKGRNDDEVLDLVEFARDEGLDISFIEEMPLGDVSDHSRAETFCSSDEVKALIEARYPLTASDESTAGPSRYFRMADSETRIGFISPHSHNFCSSCNRVRVTVEGRLLLCLGNEHSVDLREVLRRYPGDMEALKARIIEAMPLKPERHHFTTDGDVQVVRFMNMTGG; this comes from the coding sequence ATGCAAGAATTGATCGATGACTTCGGTCGCCGGGTCAGCTACGTGCGAATATCTGTCACGGATCGCTGTGATTTTCGCTGCGTCTATTGCATGAGCGAGGAAATGACCTTCCTGCCGCGGGCGCAGGTACTGACCCTCGAAGAGCTGGAAATGGTCGCCCGTGCCTTCGTCGAACTGGGCGTCGAGAAGATTCGCCTGACCGGCGGCGAACCCTTGGTGAGGCGTGGCATCGAGCAGCTGGTCGGCAACATCGGGGCGCTGCCGGGGCTGAAGGACTTTGCCATGACCACCAATGGTGCCAGTCTCGTCAAGCATGCCCAGGTGCTGCGGGAGGGCGGTCTCGAACGACTCAATATCAGCCTCGATTCACTGAACCCCGAGCGGTTTCGCCAGCTCACCCGAACCGGCGACCTCGATAAGGTGGTGGCCGGCCTTCGCGCGGCAAGGGCGGCCGGTTTTTCCCGTATCAAACTCAATGCCGTCATCCTCAAGGGGCGCAACGACGACGAGGTGCTCGATCTGGTCGAGTTCGCCCGCGACGAGGGCCTCGATATCAGCTTTATCGAGGAAATGCCGCTGGGGGACGTCTCCGATCATTCCCGGGCGGAAACCTTCTGCTCGAGTGATGAGGTGAAGGCGCTGATCGAGGCGCGCTATCCTCTCACCGCCTCGGACGAGTCCACCGCCGGGCCATCGCGCTATTTCCGCATGGCAGACAGCGAGACCCGCATTGGTTTTATCTCCCCGCATAGCCATAACTTCTGTTCCTCCTGCAATCGTGTCAGGGTCACGGTAGAAGGGCGCCTGCTGCTGTGTCTGGGCAATGAGCATTCCGTCGATCTGCGTGAGGTGCTAAGACGCTATCCCGGTGACATGGAGGCGCTGAAGGCCAGGATTATCGAGGCCATGCCGCTTAAACCCGAGCGTCATCATTTCACGACCGATGGCGATGTTCAGGTCGTTCGCTTCATGAACATGACCGGTGGCTGA